Proteins co-encoded in one Quercus robur chromosome 8, dhQueRobu3.1, whole genome shotgun sequence genomic window:
- the LOC126694654 gene encoding sesquiterpene synthase 2-like, producing the protein MSIQVSGAPSQNAKSEVVRRTANFHPSIWGDRFISNTSVDKDIHFRKVCEVEELKDEVRNELFATGHLSQQLGLIDALQRLGVAYHFEREIQEALEHIYMTFNNKIDVDDLYKVSLSFRLLRQEGFKVSCDVFKKFKDEDGQFKESLTNNIEGMLAFYEATHLRMHGEDILDEALEFTTTHLKSIASLIGNPLAAQITCALKQPLHKGIPRLEARKYISFYEQDASHNKVLLKLSILDFNLVQSLHKEELSYITRWWKDLDFATKLPFARDRIVELYFWIVSVYFEPQYSLGRKILSKVISMTSILDDIYDAYGTLEELEPFTKAIERWDISCIDQLPEYMQICCRALFDVFEEIENELAKKERSYRVSYAKDAMKRLVRAYFDEAKWFYQNYIPTMEEYMHVALKSSGYPMLTAISFLGMGDIVTKEAFDWIFSNPKIITASSVIVRLMDDMKSHKFEQERGHAPSAVECYMKQHGVSEQVVHEEFNRQVANAWKDINEEYIRPTVVPMPLLMCVLNLTRVVDVIYKEGDNYTHVGKEMKDNIASVLLDPIPI; encoded by the exons ATGTCTATCCAAGTCTCAGGGGCTCCATCCCAAAATGCCAAATCAGAGGTTGTTCGCCGGACAGCAAATTTCCATCCAAGCATTTGGGGTGACCGTTTCATCAGCAATACTTCTGTAGACAAG GATATTCATTTCCGTAAAGTATGTGAAGTTGAAGAGCTGAAAGATGAGGTGAGAAATGAGCTTTTTGCCACAGGTCATCTTTCACAACAGCTGGGTTTAATTGATGCGCTCCAACGCCTTGGCGTCGCTTACCACTTTGAAAGAGAAATCCAAGAAGCTCTAGAACATATATACATGACTTTTAACAACaaaattgatgttgatgatctCTACAAAGTTTCCCTCAGTTTTCGACTGCTACGCCAAGAAGGATTTAAGGTTTCATGTG ATGTTTTCAAAAAGTTCAAAGACGAAGATGGTCAATTCAAGGAAAGCTTGACCAATAACATTGAAGGCATGCTAGCCTTCTATGAAGCTACACATCTGAGGATGCATGGAGAAGACATTCTTGATGAAGCCCTTGAGTTCACTACCACTCACCTTAAGTCCATAGCATCCCTTATAGGCAATCCGTTGGCAGCACAAATAACTTGTGCCCTAAAGCAGCCCTTGCACAAGGGCATACCACGGCTAGAGGCTCGgaaatatatttctttctatGAACAAGATGCTTCACATAACAAAGTTTTGCTCAAGCTTTCAATATTAGATTTCAATCTAGTGCAGTCATTGCACAAAGAGGAACTTAGTTATATCACAAG GTGGTGGAAAGATTTAGATTTTGCAACGAAGCTACCTTTTGCAAGAGATAGGATTGTTGAATTATACTTTTGGATAGTCTCGGTCTACTTTGAGCCCCAATATTCACTTGGAAGAAAAATATTATCCAAAGTTATTTCCATGACATCTATTCTAGACGATATATATGATGCTTATGGCACACTTGAAGAACTCGAACCCTTCACAAAAGCAATTGAGAG GTGGGATATTAGCTGCATAGATCAACTTCCAGAATACATGCAAATATGCTGTCGTGCACTCTTTGATGTATTCgaagaaattgaaaatgagTTGGCCAAGAAAGAAAGATCATACCGTGTTAGCTATGCAAAAGATGCT ATGAAACGTTTGGTTCGGGCCTACTTTGATGAAGCCAAATGGTTCTACCAAAATTACATCCCAACAATGGAGGAGTATATGCATGTTGCACTTAAAAGTTCTGGTTACCCTATGCTCACAGCTATCTCTTTCCTTGGCATGGGTGACATTGTTACAAAAGAGGCATTTGATTGGATCTTCAGCAACCCTAAGATTATTACAGCTTCATCCGTAATTGTTAGACTCATGGATGACATGAAGTCACATAAG TTTGAGCAAGAGAGAGGGCATGCTCCCTCAGCAGTCGAATGCTACATGAAGCAACATGGTGTCTCAGAGCAAGTAGTCCATGAAGAATTCAACAGGCAAGTTGCTAATGCATGGAAGGACATTAATGAGGAGTATATAAGACCTACTGTTGTTCCCATGCCTCTACTTATGTGTGTTCTTAATCTTACACGAGTAGTAGATGTCATTTACAAGGAAGGGGATAACTACACGCATGTTGGAAAAGAGATGAAAGACAATATTGCATCAGTGCTTCTAGACCCAATACCAATATAA